A genomic stretch from Paraburkholderia dioscoreae includes:
- a CDS encoding glycosyltransferase family 2 protein: MNVIIVNYGTPELTQDCVASLLELNVALPEDVVVVDNASPDDSYARFRASLPAGIRLLRAASNRGFGSGVNFGMAACRRDYVLVVNPDTRFTENRLAAVLELLDTRPEAGLVGLDLQYPDGRRQYSARRFYSWLDILGRRTALGRMAPFRARLQNHLMVEAWGRDDAFDAEWVMGTGFVVRREMYESLGGMDEAYFLYMEDVDLCARTWLAGYRVLCMPGVKLVHLHQRQSAAGPLSGAGRHHLRSLLRFRRKFQVPFSLPPGISGISR, from the coding sequence TTGAACGTCATTATCGTCAACTACGGTACGCCGGAATTGACGCAAGACTGCGTGGCATCATTGCTCGAACTGAATGTCGCGCTTCCCGAGGACGTGGTCGTAGTCGACAACGCATCACCGGACGACTCATACGCCCGTTTCCGTGCCAGTTTGCCCGCAGGCATCCGCCTGCTTCGGGCCGCTTCGAATCGTGGATTCGGATCGGGGGTGAACTTCGGAATGGCGGCGTGCCGGCGGGACTATGTCCTGGTTGTTAATCCCGACACGCGATTCACGGAGAATCGTTTAGCGGCGGTACTCGAACTGCTCGACACGCGGCCGGAAGCCGGTCTGGTCGGTCTCGATCTGCAATACCCCGACGGACGCCGCCAGTATTCCGCACGGCGCTTCTACAGCTGGCTCGACATCCTGGGGCGACGCACCGCGCTTGGCCGCATGGCGCCCTTCAGGGCGCGTCTGCAGAATCACCTCATGGTCGAGGCATGGGGACGCGACGATGCCTTCGACGCCGAATGGGTCATGGGCACGGGATTCGTTGTGCGCCGTGAAATGTACGAATCGCTCGGTGGCATGGACGAGGCGTATTTCCTGTACATGGAAGACGTCGATCTGTGCGCGCGCACATGGCTAGCCGGCTATCGGGTTCTGTGCATGCCCGGGGTGAAGCTGGTCCATTTGCATCAGCGACAGTCCGCGGCAGGTCCGTTGTCGGGCGCCGGCCGGCATCATTTGCGCAGCCTGTTACGGTTCCGGCGCAAATTCCAGGTGCCTTTCTCGCTGCCGCCGGGCATCTCGGGAATCTCGCGGTGA
- a CDS encoding glycosyltransferase family 4 protein: MHVAEARHPAMAAQPRRRETLAVYADLRWPIGTGIYNVMEAYISRAPSEIEIESLSVAGGVARPLTPLALRRALRAHSSHEGVFWNPGFVPPAGSLPERLQSVVTVHDLTHRHFYGRTHRIYYDLVFRALYRQCAAVVCVSEFTRNEFLEWSGMPSDRVHVIVNGVDAAYARNRETLDYPFPYVLYPGNRRSYKNLNRLIEAFGASGLERSGIRLLLTGNPDSSLVDHARRCGCEAALAFTGVLPNEAMPKLYRGALFLAFVSLYEGFGLPILEAMASGVPVLTSNLSAMPEVAGQAAVLVDPLSVDDVATAMKELGRDHVWRAKLIARGYERVRHFDWDESAAKLWSLVDDVGSACGKSR; encoded by the coding sequence ATGCACGTTGCCGAAGCACGCCATCCCGCCATGGCCGCCCAGCCGCGCCGCCGCGAGACGTTGGCCGTGTACGCCGATCTGCGTTGGCCGATTGGCACGGGGATCTACAACGTCATGGAGGCGTACATCTCCCGCGCGCCGTCGGAGATCGAAATCGAGTCGCTCTCCGTTGCAGGCGGAGTCGCGCGTCCGTTGACGCCGCTCGCGTTGAGACGTGCACTGCGTGCCCATTCGTCGCACGAAGGCGTGTTCTGGAATCCCGGGTTCGTACCCCCGGCGGGTTCGTTGCCTGAGCGTTTGCAGTCGGTAGTGACAGTGCACGACCTGACGCATCGTCATTTCTACGGCCGCACGCACCGGATCTATTACGACCTGGTGTTCCGGGCGCTTTACCGCCAATGCGCGGCAGTGGTTTGTGTGTCTGAATTCACCCGCAACGAGTTCCTCGAATGGTCAGGCATGCCATCGGACCGAGTGCACGTGATCGTCAACGGTGTTGACGCTGCGTATGCGCGTAATCGCGAGACGCTCGACTATCCCTTTCCCTACGTGCTCTATCCGGGCAATCGCCGCTCGTACAAAAACCTGAATCGGTTGATCGAGGCGTTTGGTGCCAGCGGGTTGGAGCGATCGGGTATTCGTTTGCTTCTCACAGGCAATCCCGACTCCTCTCTCGTTGATCATGCGCGCCGTTGCGGCTGCGAGGCGGCGCTTGCGTTCACCGGCGTGCTGCCGAACGAAGCAATGCCGAAGCTCTATCGCGGTGCGCTTTTCCTGGCGTTCGTGTCGCTATACGAAGGATTTGGCCTTCCGATTCTGGAGGCCATGGCCTCGGGTGTGCCGGTGCTGACGTCGAACCTGTCGGCGATGCCCGAAGTGGCGGGGCAGGCAGCGGTTCTCGTCGATCCGCTGTCGGTGGACGACGTCGCGACAGCCATGAAGGAGCTCGGCCGGGACCACGTGTGGCGTGCGAAGTTGATCGCGCGCGGATATGAACGCGTTAGGCACTTCGATTGGGATGAGTCGGCGGCGAAGCTGTGGTCGCTCGTCGACGACGTTGGCAGTGCATGCGGGAAATCGCGTTAG
- a CDS encoding glycosyltransferase yields MKFSLIMATLGRSDEIVRLFDSIVLQDYSDLEVIVVDQNLDDRVERVIDRYKDQLSIVHLRCEKGKSRALNVGLRAVTGSIVAFPDDDCWYKPGTLKYIAEQFAANPGIDGLTGNSVAADGTPSQGRWAIHAQDVDRFNIWTCATAYTIFLRRAAVEAAGDFDIELGVGTHSRWGSGEEVDYLLRVLARGHRVRYEADLRIHHPEPLAVLDEQAFNRGRRYNRGFGRVLRLNRYPAHYVAYMVGRPVAGCLLSCIRYCPAQARYYWIAASQRLLGWMD; encoded by the coding sequence ATGAAATTTTCTCTCATCATGGCGACGCTCGGACGTAGCGACGAGATCGTGCGATTGTTCGATTCGATCGTGCTCCAGGATTATTCGGATCTCGAAGTGATCGTCGTCGACCAGAATCTCGACGACCGTGTGGAGAGGGTGATCGATCGGTACAAAGATCAGCTTTCTATCGTGCATCTGCGGTGCGAAAAGGGCAAATCACGCGCACTCAATGTTGGTCTACGGGCGGTGACGGGGTCGATCGTGGCATTTCCTGACGACGACTGCTGGTACAAACCGGGCACGCTGAAGTACATCGCGGAGCAGTTCGCGGCCAATCCCGGCATCGACGGTTTGACGGGCAATAGCGTTGCCGCTGACGGCACGCCATCGCAAGGCCGCTGGGCGATCCACGCGCAGGATGTCGACCGGTTCAACATCTGGACATGCGCGACGGCGTACACGATTTTCTTGCGCCGCGCCGCAGTGGAGGCCGCAGGAGACTTCGACATCGAACTCGGTGTGGGAACCCATTCGCGCTGGGGATCGGGAGAGGAAGTCGACTACCTGCTGCGCGTTCTGGCGCGTGGACACCGGGTGCGTTACGAAGCGGACCTTCGGATCCATCACCCCGAGCCGCTCGCCGTTCTGGACGAGCAGGCATTCAATCGCGGTCGCCGCTACAACCGCGGCTTTGGCCGGGTGTTGAGGCTGAACCGTTACCCCGCGCATTACGTGGCCTACATGGTTGGCCGCCCGGTCGCCGGGTGCCTGCTTTCATGCATTCGATATTGCCCGGCACAAGCACGGTACTACTGGATTGCGGCATCTCAACGACTACTTGGCTGGATGGACTGA
- a CDS encoding polysaccharide biosynthesis tyrosine autokinase produces the protein MNDTNLRHNGRVTMDFADSRVTEPASDDVPLSSYVDIVLTRWRLVLTITLCTFSIGLAYVVFGTPIYQVDSTIQVDDPSNVSKTPLRDIGALLDTQSSAAAELELVRSRKVIDAVVDRLHLNIVAGPRYFLGIGRWIARMYKDGGVADARFGLPHFAWGGERIEVDRFTMLSGTQGEADNGRLMGEKFTLTAQGDGRYVLTDEHDEVVLHGRAGEEATGMYHRQPISLHVTTLEARPETQFSLVRIPRLEAVTQLQSQLNVEEKAKQSGIISVTLEGDDKSRIEMILSAVVHAYVQQNKDYRNEEAHATLNSLGRSMPEVRAILERAEAAYTAFRQRSGTVDLDEQGRLLLGQEVDVQTRILDLKQKQIDLVARYSDTHPAVISLQQSLSALEGQDGALKARAEKLPQTEREGLGLLREVRVNTELYTNLLNTGQQLKVVEEGQIGSVRIVDVPELPVKPVKPRQALVLALSLCVGLALGIAAPFSLRAVWGRVEHSEQLEQALGVPVYAVIPNSRQQGRIARRQRADDQGLHVLALDIPEDLTVDAVRSLRTTLHFTMAQADNNVIMVTSSQPGAGKSFLSANLAAVFASGGKRVLLIDADMRRGQVHRYFGVSATPGLPDAITSGSLERAVNRTSVAGVDVLPRGVVARSAELLNDGRFKAVLEAASRCYDIVVVDTPPILALHDAAAIGRLGATTLLCVRHGRSSMPEIREAERRLRNAGIQIGGVVLNDVPRRQAVYGSYGEGAYAYETEV, from the coding sequence ATGAACGATACCAACTTAAGACACAACGGACGAGTCACGATGGATTTCGCGGATTCACGCGTGACTGAGCCGGCCTCTGACGATGTTCCTCTGTCGAGTTACGTGGATATCGTCCTGACTCGCTGGCGCCTCGTGCTGACCATCACGCTGTGTACATTCTCGATCGGCCTTGCATACGTCGTATTCGGCACACCGATTTATCAGGTGGATTCGACTATCCAGGTCGACGACCCGAGCAACGTCAGCAAGACGCCGCTTCGCGACATCGGCGCCTTGCTCGACACGCAGAGCAGCGCCGCCGCGGAACTTGAACTGGTTCGCTCGCGTAAGGTGATCGATGCGGTGGTGGACCGTCTGCATCTGAATATCGTTGCCGGACCGCGCTACTTCCTTGGCATCGGTCGCTGGATTGCGCGCATGTACAAAGACGGCGGAGTGGCGGACGCACGCTTTGGGTTGCCGCACTTCGCGTGGGGTGGCGAGCGCATCGAGGTCGATCGCTTCACGATGCTGAGCGGGACGCAGGGCGAGGCCGACAACGGCCGGCTGATGGGGGAGAAGTTCACCCTGACGGCCCAGGGCGATGGCCGTTATGTCCTGACCGACGAGCACGATGAGGTCGTGCTGCACGGCCGCGCGGGAGAAGAGGCCACGGGCATGTACCACCGGCAGCCGATCTCCTTGCATGTGACGACGCTCGAGGCGCGACCGGAAACCCAATTCAGCCTTGTGCGCATTCCACGTCTCGAAGCGGTGACGCAGCTTCAAAGCCAGCTCAACGTCGAAGAGAAAGCCAAGCAGTCAGGCATCATCTCCGTGACGCTCGAAGGCGACGATAAGTCTCGTATCGAAATGATCCTCTCGGCGGTGGTCCATGCGTATGTGCAGCAAAACAAGGACTACCGCAACGAGGAAGCGCATGCGACGCTGAACTCGCTCGGGCGCAGTATGCCGGAAGTGCGCGCCATTCTCGAACGCGCCGAGGCGGCTTACACGGCATTCCGGCAGCGCTCCGGAACAGTCGATCTCGACGAGCAGGGTCGTCTGCTGCTCGGCCAGGAAGTCGATGTGCAGACCCGCATCCTCGATCTGAAGCAGAAACAGATCGATCTGGTTGCGCGTTACTCCGATACTCACCCGGCCGTCATTTCGCTGCAGCAGAGCCTGTCGGCACTCGAAGGGCAGGACGGCGCGCTGAAGGCGAGAGCCGAAAAACTGCCCCAGACCGAGCGTGAAGGGCTCGGTTTGCTGCGCGAGGTCCGGGTCAATACAGAACTTTATACGAACCTGCTGAACACCGGGCAGCAACTGAAGGTCGTCGAGGAAGGCCAGATCGGCAGCGTGCGCATCGTCGATGTGCCCGAGTTGCCTGTCAAGCCGGTGAAACCGAGGCAGGCTCTCGTTCTGGCGCTGTCCTTATGCGTGGGGCTGGCGCTGGGTATTGCTGCGCCGTTCTCGCTGCGCGCGGTGTGGGGACGTGTCGAACACTCCGAGCAACTCGAGCAGGCGCTGGGTGTGCCGGTCTATGCGGTCATTCCGAACAGCCGTCAGCAGGGGCGTATCGCACGGCGCCAGCGCGCTGACGATCAAGGTTTGCACGTGCTCGCCCTCGATATTCCCGAGGATCTGACCGTCGACGCAGTGCGCAGTCTGCGCACGACGCTGCATTTCACGATGGCCCAGGCGGACAACAACGTCATCATGGTGACGAGTTCCCAGCCCGGCGCCGGCAAGTCGTTCCTGAGCGCCAACCTGGCTGCGGTGTTCGCTTCGGGTGGCAAGCGCGTGCTGCTGATCGATGCCGATATGCGGCGCGGTCAGGTGCATCGTTACTTTGGTGTGTCAGCCACGCCGGGCCTGCCGGACGCGATTACGAGCGGGTCGCTCGAGCGGGCGGTCAACCGTACCTCGGTCGCGGGCGTCGACGTGCTGCCGCGAGGTGTCGTGGCGCGCTCGGCGGAATTGCTGAACGACGGACGCTTCAAGGCCGTACTGGAGGCCGCCTCGCGTTGTTACGACATCGTCGTGGTCGACACACCGCCTATCCTGGCATTGCACGATGCCGCCGCCATCGGCCGGCTCGGTGCAACGACCCTGCTGTGCGTGCGTCACGGCCGCAGTTCGATGCCGGAGATCCGCGAGGCTGAACGGCGCCTGCGTAATGCCGGCATCCAGATCGGCGGTGTGGTGCTCAACGATGTGCCGCGTCGTCAGGCCGTGTACGGCTCGTATGGCGAAGGCGCATACGCGTATGAGACCGAGGTCTGA
- a CDS encoding polysaccharide biosynthesis/export family protein, protein MTDKQTLPLSAPRDGAPAQALNVPIQEVDVDLVNRMREFDGSTSLRSAELLAAANQNAAYRIGPGDVLQITLWDHPELAAANPAGQTGGAPRASDPASGFVVDQKGNVQFPYAGSIHVSDMTPADAQVAVTRALTAFHNPQVTVRIASFRSQQVYVEGEVRSPGIQPINDVPMTLVDAVDRAGGLQPTADSSRIELMRGSARYVLSLTSLLDKGINPAHIVLENRDVLRVMSREDSGVYVMGEVTRPTLALPLRNGSLSLGDALSQAGSINSNTADAAQVFVIRGHGASKPDVFHLDAKSPVAMVLANEFMLQPKDVVYVDGNGLVRFNRVLSLLLPAINAGMTGVVLAK, encoded by the coding sequence ATGACTGACAAACAGACCCTGCCGCTGTCGGCTCCGCGTGATGGCGCGCCGGCCCAGGCGCTGAACGTACCCATTCAGGAAGTCGACGTCGATCTCGTCAACCGCATGCGCGAGTTCGATGGGAGCACCTCGTTGCGAAGCGCCGAACTGCTTGCCGCCGCAAACCAGAACGCCGCGTACCGTATCGGCCCGGGCGATGTCCTGCAAATCACCCTGTGGGACCATCCGGAGCTGGCCGCGGCCAATCCGGCTGGTCAAACAGGCGGTGCGCCGCGCGCCAGCGACCCTGCGAGCGGTTTCGTGGTCGACCAGAAGGGAAACGTACAGTTTCCATACGCGGGATCGATTCACGTGAGCGATATGACGCCCGCCGACGCGCAAGTAGCGGTGACCCGCGCGCTGACAGCATTTCACAATCCGCAGGTGACGGTTCGCATTGCGTCGTTTCGCAGCCAGCAGGTCTATGTCGAGGGCGAAGTACGCAGCCCAGGTATTCAGCCGATTAACGACGTGCCGATGACCCTGGTCGACGCGGTCGACCGCGCCGGCGGCCTGCAACCCACGGCGGACAGCAGCCGTATCGAACTCATGCGCGGATCGGCGCGCTACGTACTCAGTCTGACGAGCCTGCTCGACAAAGGCATCAATCCCGCGCACATCGTTCTGGAAAACCGTGACGTACTGCGTGTGATGTCGCGCGAGGATAGCGGTGTCTACGTGATGGGAGAGGTCACCAGGCCGACGCTCGCGCTGCCGCTGCGCAACGGTTCGCTGTCGCTAGGCGATGCGCTCTCGCAAGCCGGCAGCATCAACAGCAATACCGCCGATGCCGCTCAGGTCTTCGTGATCCGCGGGCACGGCGCGAGTAAGCCGGACGTTTTCCATCTCGACGCGAAGTCGCCGGTCGCGATGGTGTTGGCCAATGAATTCATGCTTCAGCCAAAAGACGTCGTCTATGTCGACGGCAACGGACTGGTTCGCTTCAATCGCGTGCTGTCATTGTTGCTGCCGGCAATCAACGCTGGGATGACCGGAGTGGTGCTGGCGAAATGA
- a CDS encoding arsenate reductase/protein-tyrosine-phosphatase family protein, which translates to MIEQALIICDGNVCRSPMAGALLSRAVPNLAVRSAGLVALAGRPAARLAIDVMTRRGIALGGHVAQQVHLGHVRESALILAMTNAQCRELERRYPFARGRVFQLDQTTKQDIPDPFGKPEAVFEMVAQHIEHALEHWVARVGVTETRGAVN; encoded by the coding sequence ATGATCGAACAGGCTCTGATTATCTGCGACGGCAACGTCTGCCGCAGTCCGATGGCCGGTGCGCTGCTGTCGCGGGCAGTACCGAATCTGGCGGTGCGCTCCGCGGGTTTGGTGGCGCTCGCGGGACGGCCCGCAGCACGCCTTGCCATCGACGTGATGACCCGGCGCGGTATCGCTCTCGGCGGTCATGTGGCACAGCAAGTTCATTTGGGTCACGTGCGTGAATCCGCGTTGATTCTCGCGATGACGAATGCGCAATGCCGGGAATTGGAGCGTCGCTATCCGTTTGCTCGAGGCCGCGTGTTTCAACTCGATCAAACGACGAAGCAGGACATTCCCGATCCGTTCGGCAAACCGGAAGCGGTGTTCGAGATGGTCGCACAGCACATCGAACATGCGCTCGAACACTGGGTGGCCCGCGTGGGCGTAACCGAAACGCGCGGAGCGGTGAATTGA
- a CDS encoding mannose-1-phosphate guanylyltransferase/mannose-6-phosphate isomerase, with translation MNTKNDVTSDLARLFSGAHVQESLDRGVTTVVPVVLAGGAGTRLWPISREHHPKQLASVIGDETLLAATLRRASAIAAKRTVATPLVVCGEEHRHVTTRQLTLSGLQASIVLEPARRDTAPALSIAAELVRVEHGDAVLVVMPADHTIDNVESFHRALDLAIAYAQLGCVATLGIVPSRADPGFGYLRLGESVRAEGVEGGMRLDGFVEKPAPEIASQYIEAGNYLWNSGIYVVRASVWLAAIAQFAPDIHSACERSVTAGTREGTCFRPARDAFDACPSDSIDYAVMEKLADWPEAPVALAVPLDAGWSDLGSWSAVWEALDKDTDGNAGRGRVMFEGATGCYAHSEGRLVACVGVTNVAVVETADAVLVVDRAHVQAVKSVVGRIASSRAPEATSHRLVRRPWGWYDSIDRGERFQVKRILVDPGASLSLQMHHHRAEHWTVVRGTAMVTRGDERFLLSENESTYIPVGVTHRLENPGRLPLEMIEVQSGSYLGEDDIVRFDDTYGRV, from the coding sequence ATGAATACAAAAAATGATGTCACGAGTGATCTCGCTCGGTTGTTCTCCGGCGCGCACGTTCAGGAATCGCTGGATCGCGGGGTGACGACAGTCGTGCCAGTGGTGCTCGCCGGAGGGGCGGGAACGCGCCTTTGGCCGATTTCGCGCGAACACCATCCGAAGCAATTAGCGAGCGTGATCGGCGATGAGACGCTGCTCGCCGCAACCTTGCGCCGCGCCTCGGCCATCGCCGCCAAGCGGACGGTTGCAACACCGCTCGTGGTCTGTGGCGAAGAGCATCGTCACGTTACAACTCGCCAATTGACGCTGAGCGGACTGCAAGCCTCGATCGTACTCGAGCCCGCTCGACGTGACACGGCACCCGCGCTTTCCATCGCCGCCGAGTTGGTGCGCGTTGAGCACGGGGATGCCGTACTCGTCGTAATGCCCGCTGATCACACCATCGACAACGTCGAGTCGTTCCATCGTGCACTCGATCTCGCGATCGCTTACGCGCAGCTCGGTTGCGTCGCGACGCTAGGGATCGTGCCGAGCCGCGCGGATCCCGGCTTCGGCTATCTGCGGTTGGGCGAATCGGTGCGAGCAGAAGGCGTGGAAGGCGGCATGCGGCTCGACGGCTTCGTCGAGAAGCCGGCTCCGGAAATCGCCTCGCAATATATCGAGGCCGGCAACTATCTCTGGAACAGCGGCATTTACGTGGTGCGAGCGAGCGTGTGGCTCGCTGCAATCGCGCAGTTCGCCCCGGACATCCACTCGGCTTGCGAGCGTTCCGTGACGGCAGGCACGCGTGAAGGCACATGTTTTCGCCCCGCGCGCGATGCGTTCGATGCTTGCCCGAGCGACTCGATCGACTACGCGGTGATGGAGAAGCTCGCCGACTGGCCGGAAGCGCCGGTCGCGCTCGCCGTTCCCCTCGATGCGGGCTGGTCAGATCTCGGCTCGTGGAGCGCCGTGTGGGAAGCACTCGATAAGGACACGGACGGTAACGCGGGACGCGGCCGCGTCATGTTCGAAGGTGCCACGGGATGCTACGCGCACTCGGAGGGTCGTCTTGTAGCGTGTGTCGGCGTGACGAATGTGGCCGTGGTCGAGACCGCCGATGCCGTGTTGGTGGTCGATCGTGCGCATGTTCAGGCAGTCAAATCCGTAGTCGGCCGGATCGCGTCTTCGCGAGCGCCGGAAGCTACGTCGCATCGGCTGGTGCGCCGCCCGTGGGGCTGGTATGACTCGATCGACCGGGGCGAGCGCTTTCAGGTCAAGCGGATCCTGGTGGATCCGGGCGCGAGCCTCTCGTTGCAGATGCATCACCACCGCGCCGAGCACTGGACCGTCGTGCGTGGCACCGCCATGGTCACGCGCGGCGACGAGCGCTTTTTGCTCAGCGAGAACGAGTCGACCTATATCCCCGTCGGCGTGACGCATCGACTTGAAAACCCCGGCCGGTTGCCGCTCGAGATGATTGAGGTGCAGTCCGGAAGCTATCTCGGCGAAGACGACATCGTCCGCTTCGACGATACCTACGGCCGCGTCTGA
- a CDS encoding carboxypeptidase regulatory-like domain-containing protein produces MKLLNGATLRTLQFASMMLATSALVACGGGHDSGNAPGATVSGTAAVGAALANASVTLTCKNGSGSATANSNGAYSATFAFDGPCAISATNGAIKINSFAAGAGTFNVTPLTQLLLSYLAGQLGTNVNGLLAGISTNASIQNALTNSAVIANAESAVAALIQKLYGITLSSSSFLTVSFTPGAPGADADLETLLAAGAITSDGQPAASLAAAALAAGALAPLSGGSNGATGGTGSSSQ; encoded by the coding sequence ATGAAGCTTCTTAACGGCGCCACGCTGCGCACGCTGCAGTTCGCATCGATGATGCTTGCGACTAGTGCGCTGGTCGCGTGCGGAGGCGGCCACGATAGCGGCAATGCGCCGGGTGCGACGGTAAGCGGCACAGCCGCTGTCGGCGCGGCACTCGCTAACGCGAGCGTGACGCTGACCTGCAAGAATGGATCAGGGAGCGCGACGGCGAATTCCAATGGAGCGTATTCGGCAACGTTTGCGTTCGACGGGCCTTGCGCCATTTCTGCGACTAACGGCGCAATCAAGATCAACTCGTTTGCGGCCGGCGCGGGAACGTTCAACGTGACGCCATTGACGCAATTGCTGTTGAGCTATCTCGCAGGCCAACTGGGGACGAACGTGAACGGGTTGCTTGCGGGCATCTCGACCAACGCGTCGATCCAGAATGCACTGACGAATAGTGCGGTGATCGCGAATGCTGAGTCTGCGGTTGCCGCGCTGATCCAGAAGCTGTACGGAATAACGCTTTCCTCATCTTCGTTCCTGACAGTTTCTTTCACGCCCGGCGCGCCGGGTGCGGACGCGGATCTAGAAACGTTGCTCGCAGCCGGGGCAATCACGAGTGATGGACAACCGGCTGCATCGCTGGCAGCTGCAGCGTTGGCGGCTGGGGCGTTGGCACCTCTTTCGGGCGGGAGCAACGGGGCGACAGGCGGCACGGGAAGTTCGTCGCAGTAA